In Chanodichthys erythropterus isolate Z2021 chromosome 9, ASM2448905v1, whole genome shotgun sequence, a genomic segment contains:
- the lhx4 gene encoding LIM/homeobox protein Lhx4, whose product MKMMQSAAVLPGESAVKGLPDILGVPLQQIPQCAGCSQHILDKFILKVLDRHWHSKCLKCADCHALLADKCFSRAGNVYCKEDFFKRFGTKCASCQQGIPPTQVVRKAQDFVYHLHCFACVMCSRQLATGDEFYLMEDGRLVCKEDYETAKQNDDSETGAKRPRTTITAKQLETLKSAYKNSPKPARHVREQLSSETGLDMRVVQVWFQNRRAKEKRLKKDAGRHRWGQFYKSVKRSRGSSKTEKESSADDAGLSDSELSFREDQILSDLGHANGLYGSVGDVSNGNMLNGSFSLEGGGQPYHDLRAGSPYGLPQSPSSITSLPGHTPLLNNLGFSMDGIMGQGGQPNVGQALRAMAGGPTSDLSTGSSTGYPDFPTSPASWLDEMDHSQF is encoded by the exons AGATCCCTCAGTGCGCAGGCTGCAGTCAACACATCCTGGATAAGTTTATTCTGAAGGTGCTGGATCGTCATTGGCACTCAAAATGTCTCAAGTGCGCAGACTGTCACGCGCTCCTGGCAGACAAGTGTTTCTCTCGCGCTGGGAATGTCTACTGCAAAGAGGACTTCTTCAA GCGTTTCGGGACAAAATGTGCATCGTGCCAGCAAGGGATTCCCCCGACGCAGGTGGTCCGGAAAGCTCAGGACTTTGTGTACCATCTTCACTGCTTCGCCTGTGTAATGTGCAGCAGACAGCTGGCCACTGGTGATGAGTTCTACCTCATGGAGGACGGGAGGCTCGTGTGCAAGGAGGACTATGAAACAGCCAAACAAAATG ATGATTCAGAGACAGGAGCAAAACGTCCACGAACCACCATTACAGCCAAACAGCTGGAGACACTCAAAAGCGCCTACAAGAACTCGCCTAAGCCAGCACGACATGTGCGCGAGCAGCTCTCCTCAGAAACAGGCCTGGACATGAGAGTTGTGCAG gtaTGGTTTCAAAACAGAAGAGCAAAAGAGAAACGCTTGAAGAAAGATGCTGGTCGGCACCGCTGGGGTCAGTTCTACAAAAGTGTCAAACGCAGCCGAGGGTCCAGTAAGACGGAGAAGGAGAGCTCAGCCGATGATGCAGGACTCAGCGATAGCGAGCTTAGTTTCAGAG AAGACCAGATTCTGTCAGACCTGGGTCACGCTAACGGCTTGTACGGAAGTGTCGGAGACGTCTCGAACGGCAACATGCTAAACGGGAGCTTCTCCCTGGAGGGGGGCGGGCAGCCTTACCATGACCTGCGGGCAGGAAGTCCCTACGGCCTGCCGCAGTCCCCCTCATCCATCACTTCCCTCCCAGGCCACACCCCGCTGCTCAACAACTTAGGCTTCAGCATGGACGGGATCATGGGTCAGGGCGGTCAGCCTAATGTAGGTCAAGCTCTGAGAGCAATGGCGGGAGGACCCACCTCTGACCTGTCGACAGGAAGTAGCACGGGCTACCCAGACTTCCCCACCAGCCCTGCCTCATGGCTCGATGAAATGGACCACTCCCAGTTCTGA